A stretch of Pseudoprevotella muciniphila DNA encodes these proteins:
- a CDS encoding AAA family ATPase encodes MNNKNHAKDYLSEFANKKPGWLKALIKDAIETNGAIEESRINEIFDNLLNGTPLQVQTYNLSSAQQSSQKLLFESLTHISGVNALCENQTIKFSPDVTVLYGLNGSGKSGYFRILNNISGGVYKEIIPNIYANEGNRKNINVSIKYRLCNTSIHYSWNDSHAKHFDFQGVKVFDSSYLNGLLQTKKPDETIIYPLGLHLFGYIAQILDNYTSKLNEQIELTKTGIPVIQTEELSDSVRSKFISHEDFSVSERKVLTEKFNFSDIENNSLTEKENELRQLQQNNFQDSINLRSKQNKELSSFVDKLNSVIRDLKSYEEELAKALMAFESAKNKNESARKRSEVLKCLPKSDTQEWKSFIQAGHNYSALCNQERPKRCPYCHQELRTDEAIRIIDAYADFLSDTSEKELNNASKKLSAIRSKIDKLDVAVTLTDEVKSVITDSIELQKKIEQLSAYKTLLQFVKSTEEIQMPTMNFSAELEIIENKQNEHVDAIEKLNASKAEKEKKIEELQKEIARLKENNAISKQKTDIENYFSIHDKIKAIEKKKSETKTNQITSLANQAQKTLLTNTLKTNFEKELKALGRQKLNVELEVINGSKGKCNTQLKLTGNNSVLEILSEGEQKAVALAMFFAEIRDENYPIILDDPVTSLDHEIAGMLAKRLLDFNKQVIVFCHNKLFLDGFETSKDNHVCKTIDSACNNHKGKHIRIYKVEGIGNDKGILSNYKGDNSSALIREINKELNKKPFEEYIKVSALIRRSVEKIIDEDVYKNQLPPKVSNKTSRIQWDVIKSINSKPDLIDKLKIIHDTVSEEIHDGTTSSENPITVDKLKELSNELTKIKGVFNA; translated from the coding sequence CTTACACATATAAGTGGTGTAAATGCATTATGCGAAAACCAAACAATAAAGTTTTCGCCAGATGTTACTGTTTTGTATGGATTAAATGGTTCAGGGAAAAGTGGCTATTTTAGAATACTAAACAATATCTCTGGTGGGGTTTACAAGGAAATAATACCCAATATCTATGCGAATGAAGGGAACAGAAAGAACATAAATGTTTCCATAAAGTATAGACTTTGTAATACGTCAATACATTATAGTTGGAATGATTCTCATGCTAAACACTTTGATTTTCAAGGGGTAAAAGTTTTTGATTCTTCATATCTTAATGGGCTATTGCAAACAAAAAAACCTGATGAAACAATCATTTATCCTTTAGGATTGCATTTGTTTGGCTATATTGCCCAAATATTAGACAATTATACATCTAAACTTAATGAACAAATTGAATTAACGAAAACAGGTATTCCTGTTATTCAAACAGAAGAATTGAGCGATAGCGTTAGAAGTAAATTTATTAGTCATGAGGATTTTAGTGTAAGTGAGCGTAAGGTTCTAACCGAAAAGTTTAACTTTTCAGATATTGAGAATAATAGCCTAACTGAAAAAGAGAATGAATTAAGGCAGTTACAGCAAAACAATTTTCAAGACTCGATAAATCTCAGATCAAAGCAGAATAAAGAACTTTCTTCTTTTGTAGATAAGCTTAATTCTGTAATTCGAGATTTGAAGTCCTATGAAGAAGAACTTGCTAAGGCTTTGATGGCTTTTGAATCTGCCAAGAATAAAAATGAATCTGCTCGTAAACGTTCAGAAGTTTTGAAATGTTTGCCAAAGTCTGATACACAGGAGTGGAAATCCTTTATTCAAGCGGGGCATAATTATTCTGCACTATGTAATCAAGAAAGACCAAAAAGATGTCCATATTGCCATCAAGAATTAAGAACAGACGAAGCTATTCGTATTATTGATGCATATGCTGATTTTCTGAGTGATACATCAGAAAAAGAATTAAATAATGCTTCAAAAAAACTCTCTGCTATTAGGAGTAAAATTGATAAACTTGATGTTGCAGTAACGCTAACCGATGAAGTGAAGAGTGTAATAACAGATTCTATTGAATTACAAAAGAAAATCGAGCAACTATCAGCGTATAAGACATTATTACAATTTGTAAAAAGCACAGAGGAAATTCAGATGCCAACAATGAATTTCTCTGCTGAATTAGAGATTATAGAAAATAAGCAAAATGAGCATGTAGACGCCATAGAGAAACTTAATGCGTCAAAGGCTGAGAAAGAGAAGAAAATTGAAGAATTGCAAAAAGAAATAGCAAGATTAAAAGAAAATAATGCTATTTCCAAGCAGAAAACAGATATCGAGAATTACTTCTCTATCCATGACAAAATTAAAGCAATTGAGAAAAAAAAGTCAGAAACGAAGACTAATCAGATAACTTCCTTGGCAAATCAAGCCCAGAAAACTCTATTGACTAACACGTTGAAAACCAACTTTGAGAAAGAATTAAAAGCTTTGGGACGTCAAAAACTGAATGTTGAACTTGAGGTCATTAATGGTAGTAAAGGGAAGTGTAACACTCAATTGAAATTGACAGGCAATAATTCCGTCCTAGAGATTCTTAGTGAAGGTGAACAAAAAGCTGTTGCCTTGGCAATGTTTTTTGCGGAAATCCGAGATGAGAATTATCCTATAATTCTGGACGATCCGGTAACAAGTTTAGATCATGAAATTGCGGGAATGTTGGCTAAAAGACTTCTTGATTTTAATAAACAAGTTATCGTGTTTTGCCATAATAAATTGTTTCTTGATGGATTTGAAACATCAAAGGATAATCATGTATGTAAAACAATAGATTCGGCATGTAACAATCACAAAGGAAAACATATTAGGATATATAAAGTTGAAGGTATTGGCAACGATAAAGGTATACTTTCTAATTATAAAGGCGATAATTCAAGCGCTTTGATTAGAGAAATCAATAAAGAATTGAATAAAAAACCTTTTGAGGAATACATAAAGGTTTCAGCTTTAATAAGACGATCTGTTGAGAAGATAATTGATGAAGATGTTTATAAAAATCAATTACCACCTAAAGTTAGTAATAAGACTAGCAGAATACAATGGGATGTTATTAAATCGATTAATTCTAAACCAGACCTTATAGACAAACTTAAGATTATTCATGACACGGTATCTGAAGAAATTCACGATGGAACGACAAGTTCAGAGAATCCAATAACGGTTGATAAGCTAAAGGAATTATCTAATGAATTGACAAAAATAAAAGGAGTCTTTAATGCATGA
- a CDS encoding type I restriction endonuclease subunit R — MAKLKNINGHFVESDYENALIAFLEREGWQYLFGDSISRANRKEVLYMDDLLQFLKDNNKNVKDEELQRIADNVRLVGADTDFATLHKVYKWMVNGVPAVDKDGRPTTVNLIDFSCLDHPQQKNTNIFRVVNQFTVEYINNGAVKNRRPDVLLYVNGIPVCVIELKNPADANATIEDAWEQINIRYWRDIPGLLHYCPLACISDGVKTRLGTVRTPYEHFYAWRRVENGDKVSTMPFDELETMVRGVYRPERFLEIFRDYVYFQDENFDSDEKEIVCRYPQFFATRLLRESVIKSVKTKSGKGGTYFGATGCGKTYTMAFLARQLSLRCAAEIGSPTILMIVDREDLQKQGAKLFTKSTEFLGLGEVSVVPSRKKLREELSLRDSGGFFICTIQKFCDRKDDPIGLVNERSNIICFSDEAHRTQIEGSKRIQFSEDADENMRAMISKPYAKVLREALPNATFVGFTGTPIAETYQTFGDEIDRYTMDQAVADKITVPIKYHPRIAKVLLNQEKAKEIEAYYAKCADEGSTKEDIAKSKKAMSSLEMILGEPDRLEKLAVDIHDHYVSSVANDPDRVQKAMIVCSNRKIAYDLLLKFKAHYPEWFDERKTPEDVNVSPEELKELKEMPTIAMVASVGSNDEKDMYNYLGGVKNDQRSEDLDAAFKQVHSNFRIVIVVDMWITGFDVECLTYMYNDKPLQKHSLIQTISRANRKYPGKEYGLIVDYIGIRDQMLEARKMYGGDNSVALTEDDIEQATLIFREYMEILKALFRNYDLTPFLNPETGPIIRYTLLARAAEYVFSSNESFNTINKDGKKTKKVSFKTYFLQNVKRMRKAYDLCQPSGELGEEESALAQCFMAIAGMVYKMNGTDAPDTDTMNRRVAKMVEEALKYNNVESILEEGEEMDIFGPEFTERLDEIKMPASKLETLIKLLRKQITEYGKTNQIASKKFQDMLEATIQEYHDRRKFLSEQEAGATQEATAESIIKNATEQALNILKGMQADRESFRKLGLTFEEKAFYDILIHLRDKNNFEYGEDKEVDGIFINDKCKSLACKIRDIIDAKSSFADWLNNQRVRDQLKQDIKICLVKNGYPPQYTPEVFREVMEQVENFKENEDVDYNDVKTTSIPVISMYAPIEESEMMMAAEPFECYKWNRFDQNIIDFFGGDKTIIVGCAKDKKQKEWILAHSIYNVRLGKTKGSMEEHREMFGRASLLILYEFGKPDKLSAYTITGHKEMGREELKAMNYPNKNPRKSYMTFSIEPLDIDLSLLTNHGLIEKLIKINPVNEKGMPVFIEP, encoded by the coding sequence ATGGCAAAATTAAAGAATATCAATGGTCACTTTGTGGAGAGCGATTATGAGAATGCTCTCATTGCTTTCCTTGAAAGAGAGGGATGGCAGTATCTGTTTGGTGACTCTATATCACGAGCCAACAGAAAAGAAGTGCTTTATATGGATGACCTACTTCAGTTCTTGAAGGATAACAATAAGAACGTGAAGGACGAGGAACTGCAAAGAATAGCAGATAACGTCAGGCTGGTAGGTGCAGACACGGATTTTGCCACATTGCATAAAGTCTATAAGTGGATGGTAAATGGTGTGCCTGCCGTTGATAAGGACGGAAGGCCAACGACTGTCAACTTGATAGACTTTTCCTGCTTAGATCATCCGCAGCAAAAAAACACAAATATCTTCCGCGTTGTCAACCAGTTCACGGTGGAATACATCAATAATGGTGCAGTAAAGAATCGCCGTCCTGATGTGCTGCTGTATGTAAACGGAATACCCGTCTGCGTAATAGAACTGAAGAATCCTGCTGATGCCAATGCCACGATTGAAGATGCCTGGGAACAAATCAATATCCGCTATTGGCGAGATATTCCAGGACTTCTGCACTATTGTCCGTTGGCTTGTATCAGCGATGGAGTAAAGACTCGATTGGGAACAGTCCGTACACCTTACGAACATTTCTATGCTTGGCGGCGCGTAGAGAATGGCGATAAAGTAAGCACCATGCCTTTCGACGAGTTGGAGACAATGGTGAGAGGTGTTTATCGCCCAGAAAGGTTTTTGGAGATATTCAGGGACTATGTGTATTTCCAAGATGAGAACTTTGACAGTGACGAAAAGGAAATTGTATGCCGCTATCCGCAGTTTTTTGCCACGCGACTTCTCAGGGAGAGTGTCATCAAATCGGTGAAGACAAAAAGCGGTAAGGGTGGAACTTATTTTGGTGCGACAGGCTGCGGAAAGACCTATACAATGGCATTCCTTGCCCGTCAGCTCTCATTGCGTTGTGCAGCAGAGATAGGCTCGCCAACTATCTTGATGATTGTTGACCGTGAAGACCTTCAAAAGCAAGGAGCAAAACTCTTTACCAAGAGTACTGAGTTTCTGGGCTTGGGCGAGGTTTCAGTTGTGCCAAGCCGCAAAAAGCTGCGTGAAGAACTTAGTCTGAGAGATAGCGGAGGTTTCTTCATCTGCACTATCCAGAAGTTCTGCGACAGGAAGGATGACCCGATTGGACTTGTCAATGAACGAAGCAACATCATCTGCTTCAGCGATGAAGCACATCGTACACAGATAGAAGGCTCAAAGCGTATTCAGTTCAGTGAGGATGCAGACGAGAATATGCGGGCCATGATATCAAAGCCATACGCCAAGGTTCTGCGCGAAGCCTTGCCAAATGCAACATTCGTAGGCTTTACAGGAACACCCATCGCTGAAACCTACCAGACTTTCGGTGACGAGATAGACCGCTATACGATGGATCAGGCTGTTGCGGACAAGATAACTGTGCCTATCAAGTATCATCCACGCATAGCCAAAGTACTGCTGAATCAGGAGAAAGCCAAAGAGATTGAGGCTTATTACGCCAAGTGCGCAGACGAAGGTTCAACAAAAGAGGATATTGCAAAGAGCAAGAAGGCCATGAGCTCGTTAGAGATGATACTTGGCGAACCCGACCGACTCGAAAAACTTGCCGTTGACATACATGACCATTACGTGTCTTCTGTTGCCAACGACCCAGACAGAGTACAGAAAGCAATGATAGTATGCTCAAATAGGAAGATTGCTTACGACTTGCTGTTGAAATTTAAGGCTCATTATCCTGAATGGTTTGATGAGAGGAAAACACCTGAAGATGTCAATGTTTCGCCAGAAGAGCTTAAAGAACTGAAGGAAATGCCGACTATAGCGATGGTAGCCAGTGTTGGAAGTAATGACGAAAAAGATATGTACAATTATCTTGGAGGAGTGAAGAACGACCAACGGTCGGAAGACTTGGATGCTGCTTTCAAACAGGTACATTCCAATTTCCGAATTGTCATTGTTGTGGATATGTGGATAACGGGTTTCGATGTGGAATGTCTTACCTACATGTATAACGATAAGCCGTTGCAGAAACATTCATTGATACAGACCATCAGCCGTGCTAACCGAAAATACCCAGGCAAGGAGTATGGCTTGATAGTTGACTATATCGGCATTCGTGACCAGATGTTGGAAGCCAGAAAAATGTATGGTGGCGACAATTCTGTTGCATTAACCGAAGATGACATAGAACAGGCTACTCTCATCTTCCGTGAGTACATGGAGATTTTGAAGGCTTTGTTCAGAAATTATGATCTGACCCCATTCCTGAATCCGGAGACAGGCCCTATAATAAGATATACACTGTTGGCAAGAGCTGCGGAGTATGTTTTTTCGTCAAATGAAAGTTTTAACACTATCAACAAGGATGGAAAGAAAACAAAAAAAGTTTCATTCAAGACTTATTTTCTTCAAAATGTAAAGAGAATGCGCAAGGCTTACGACCTTTGTCAGCCTTCTGGAGAACTTGGTGAAGAGGAATCTGCTCTGGCACAATGTTTCATGGCTATTGCAGGTATGGTCTATAAGATGAATGGAACTGATGCTCCAGATACCGACACTATGAATAGGCGAGTAGCAAAGATGGTGGAAGAAGCTTTGAAGTACAATAATGTGGAGAGCATTCTTGAAGAAGGTGAAGAAATGGACATCTTTGGACCAGAGTTCACAGAAAGGCTTGATGAAATTAAGATGCCAGCATCAAAGTTGGAAACTCTAATAAAACTTCTTCGAAAACAAATTACAGAATACGGGAAGACAAATCAGATTGCCTCGAAAAAATTTCAGGATATGTTGGAGGCTACCATTCAGGAGTACCATGACAGGCGCAAATTCCTATCGGAGCAAGAAGCTGGCGCAACTCAGGAAGCAACGGCAGAAAGTATCATCAAGAATGCCACTGAGCAGGCTCTTAACATTCTCAAAGGTATGCAAGCCGATAGAGAGAGTTTCCGCAAATTAGGACTTACTTTTGAGGAGAAGGCATTTTATGATATTTTGATTCATTTAAGAGATAAAAACAACTTCGAATATGGAGAAGACAAGGAGGTGGATGGTATTTTTATCAACGATAAGTGTAAGAGTCTTGCATGCAAGATTCGAGATATCATTGATGCAAAATCGTCCTTTGCTGATTGGCTCAATAATCAGCGAGTTCGCGACCAGTTGAAACAAGACATCAAGATTTGCCTTGTCAAGAATGGCTATCCACCTCAGTACACTCCAGAAGTGTTCCGCGAAGTAATGGAGCAGGTGGAGAATTTCAAGGAAAACGAGGATGTGGATTATAATGATGTAAAGACTACTTCTATACCTGTGATTTCCATGTACGCTCCTATTGAAGAAAGCGAGATGATGATGGCAGCAGAGCCATTTGAGTGCTATAAATGGAATCGCTTTGATCAGAACATCATAGATTTCTTTGGGGGTGATAAAACCATCATTGTGGGGTGTGCCAAGGACAAGAAACAGAAAGAATGGATTCTCGCGCATAGTATATATAATGTAAGGCTAGGTAAGACCAAGGGTTCTATGGAAGAGCATAGAGAGATGTTCGGAAGAGCTTCCCTTTTAATCCTTTATGAATTCGGTAAACCTGATAAGCTGTCAGCCTATACTATTACAGGGCATAAGGAGATGGGCAGGGAAGAACTAAAAGCGATGAACTATCCGAATAAGAATCCGCGTAAGAGTTACATGACTTTCTCTATAGAACCATTAGACATAGATTTAAGTCTTTTGACAAATCATGGTCTAATAGAGAAGCTAATAAAGATAAACCCAGTAAACGAAAAAGGTATGCCAGTGTTTATAGAACCGTAA